One Torulaspora globosa chromosome 5, complete sequence DNA window includes the following coding sequences:
- the PRE3 gene encoding proteasome core particle subunit beta 1 (ancestral locus Anc_5.216) — MNGIQVDVNRLKKGEVNLGTSIMAVTFKDGVILGADSRTTTGAYIANRVTDKLTKVHEKIWCCRSGSAADTQAIADIVQYHLELYDSQYGEPSTKTAASVFKELCYENKDNLTAGIIVAGYDKKNKGEVFSIPLGGSMHKQSYAIAGSGSTFIYGFCDKNFKENMTKEETINFIKHSLSQAIKWDGSSGGVIRMVVLTEEGTERLIFYPEDYETL, encoded by the exons ATGAATGGGATTCAAGTGGATGTTAACCGCCTTAAGAAAGGGGAGGTGAATCTAGGAACTTCAAT TATGGCTGTAACCTTCAAGGATGGCGTGATATTAGGTGCAGATTCACGTACGACAACTGGCGCCTATATTGCCAATCGTGTGACTGATAAACTAACGAAGGTCCATGAGAAAATATGGTGTTGTAGGTCAGGATCCGCTGCTGACACGCAAGCCATTGCGGATATCGTTCAATACCACCTGGAACTATATGATTCACAATATGGAGAGCCTTCAACGAAGACCGCTGCATCTGTATTTAAGGAATTATGCTACGAGAACAAGGACAATTTGACGGCAGGTATCATTGTTGCCGGTTACGATAAGAAGAATAAGGGAGAGGTGTTCAGTATACCTCTCGGCGGATCAATGCATAAGCAATCCTACGCCATTGCAGGCTCGGGTTCTACATTCATATATGGGTTTTGTGACAAAAatttcaaggagaataTGACAAAGGAAGAAACGATAAATTTCATAAAACATTCCCTTTCCCAAGCAATTAAATGGGATGGATCCTCAGGTGGTGTCATTCGAATGGTTGTCTTGACTGAGGAAGGCACTGAACGCTTGATTTTTTATCCTGAGGACTACGAAACATTGTAG
- the RTT109 gene encoding H3 histone acetyltransferase RTT109 (ancestral locus Anc_5.217): protein MFLNEALKSVLPEGQEFETLHLRSPPIECHPLVTKQSSSSNDWITVKAQHFFILFHNGKTIFGLQIYVYINLKAAGSSTQDGERMIFISKADTTGHADCKVNYRGVTKVVIEYLLSLDPNSYLQKVIPKQRDYGKIEAILITKKTSSIRALRILSNRSVSSDSPEEKSQSQFYNSYRCKPGLKTKVCLFTRPAPQYLFPESSKNPKKRVIDGERLLRWWISILDDILHGTFQSGTEARLLIPGEDSTSIRRYLRDLKYGGWEVGDIFGTKDKDIAVYHVPLFPDDPKARFLRQLVEENRARKTTLETFWIELQNRQEFKLSVAVSVIGIQGLTAVESLQRPSPCDVVLSSRKDFNALKRYVTGEKYDTVAGAAEAYSNVRDYLSIRCNQKMTIIVGQYATGCETRNLDFKSKKTGITANTLQPRKKAKK from the coding sequence ATGTTTCTGAATGAAGCTCTGAAGAGTGTCTTACCGGAGGGCCAGGAGTTTGAAACTCTTCATTTGCGTAGTCCGCCAATTGAATGTCACCCTTTGGTAACAAAACAATCTTCCTCGTCTAATGATTGGATAACCGTGAAAGCTCAACATTTCTTCATTCTGTTCCATAACGGGAAGACCATTTTTGGCTTGCAAATATACGTCTATATCAATCTCAAAGCTGCTGGCTCCTCAACACAAGATGGCGAAAGAATGATTTTTATCTCCAAGGCAGACACCACAGGGCATGCGGATTGTAAAGTAAATTACAGAGGTGTAACAAAAGTGGTGATCGAATACCTTTTATCGCTTGATCCCAACTCCTACTTACAAAAGGTTATTCCGAAGCAACGCGATTACGGGAAGATTGAAGCCATTCTGATCACAAAGAAAACCAGCTCAATCAGAGCGCTCCGTATACTGTCGAATCGGAGCGTATCATCTGATAGCCCGGAAGAAAAATCCCAAAGTCAATTTTACAATTCCTATCGTTGCAAGCCCGGCTTAAAAACTAAGGTATGTCTATTTACGAGACCTGCTCCACAATATTTGTTCCCAGAGTCGTCCAAAAACCCCAAGAAGCGAGTAATTGACGGAGAGAGGCTGCTTCGGTGGTGGATCAGCATATTGGACGACATACTCCatggaacttttcaatcGGGCACCGAAGCGAGATTGCTCATTCCAGGCGAAGACTCGACAAGCATAAGACGATACCTGAGGGACCTCAAATATGGTGGTTGGGAAGTTGGGGATATATTCGGCACGAAGGACAAGGATATTGCAGTATACCACGTTCCTCTGTTTCCGGATGATCCTAAGGCTCGTTTCTTGCGCCAGCTGGTGGAAGAGAACCGCGCACGCAAAACAACCCTCGAAACATTCTGGATCGAGTTACAGAATCGTCAAGAGTTCAAGCTAAGCGTAGCTGTTTCTGTCATAGGCATACAAGGTCTGACAGCTGTAGAATCGTTACAACGACCATCGCCATGTGATGTCGTTCtaagttcaagaaaagacTTTAATGCACTGAAGAGATATGTTACTGGAGAAAAGTATGACACAGTAGCCGGCGCTGCAGAAGCCTACTCAAATGTGCGGGATTACTTGTCCATCAGATGCAATCAAAAGATGACAATAATTGTCGGCCAGTACGCTACTGGCTGCGAAACAAGGAATCTGGATTTtaaatcaaagaaaacagGCATAACGGCCAATACCTTGCAACCACGTAAAAAGGCAAAAAAGTAG